TTTAACAATGTTCAATTTGAATTATACCCCCTTAAATGAAGGCTAATGGTATTGTGCCTTGTGATGTAATTGGGATAACTACAAGACATCTTAATGACATCCCTACTgaatattttatgaatattttttgaagaaaaatatgcaATCAATGAAGCAACAATTATGCATCTTAGATTGTTAATGAACCTATTGTTAAGATACCTGCTGTTGCTTTAACTAAACTAACTGTTGATGAACTCTTCAAAGGCTTTAAGTGATTTTCATTTCTGGACGGGACAAGCAAAGATATCGATAAAAGATATCGAGTAAATAAAGTTTTTAACAGGTTTAACAAAAGTATATTTGATCAAGTGAACACAGAGACAAAAAAGTAAACACACAAAGacactatttttaaatgtatttagggACTATGCACTGGTGCTGAACTGCATATCCAATTTTATTTGACATCCAATGGGGTTCACATTGTAAATTTGGGGTCCAAAATCTAATTTTAACCAAGAAATAAGGGATTTTAAAAAAGTGTAATACAAAGAAATattatgacaaaatataaatatatattattctgCACTaattctaggtcactaatcaaataagcaaatttgtggcaTTCACCGTGTAAACTTCTTTGTACGAAATGTCAGATTTCCACAAGCTGCTCTTTGAAAGATTCTCAAAGCTTTGTGGGATAGCATGGATCATCAGTTTTGtgcaaacttgtggagtccacaCCATTTTAAAGGCATGGTGCCATTAAAAGGGGAACATACTTTGGTATAgacatatattacaaaaatgtatgtaactttattatataatttctaataaaaatgaataagaaCTTATTTTAGATAaattattaaatcaaataaaaaacagaataaaggaacatagaagcattttcacaagtgaacCACACAGTGCATGTATACAGAACCCACTGCTAATCCAAGTTCAGATGATCTACTACCCACTACTAATGAAAGCAACTCTCATTTGTTTTCCACAACTGAATTCAGAATTCTAGAAATGTAAGAGcaacaatgtttgaaattgtgtATAGAAACTTTActattatacatttttagttcAAGCTTTCATAAATAATCAAGCCTTCATCTGACACCGTTCCAATCAAAAAATAATACCTCCGAGCTACAAGTCCTGTGAGATATCGGAGCGATGGGGTACAACATTGCAAATCTACATGAGACTCTTGTCTGTTTATTGCTGTTTGTATTTGTCTTTCTTAATCACTGGCAAAAGCACATGACCCCAGGGACATAACAAACCCAATACTGTATATGCTCATCATTGTCATGGTCAAACACTGCTATGTAGATGTTGGGAAAATAGTCtgagaagttttattttttactgtttgaATTTGAACAGCTGTTCATCCTGAAAGGCATGATTGGAGATGGACTGGGATTAGCGCAATGTAACCAGCTCCTCTGATGAAGTAGGGTGGATGGCAATGGTTTTGTCAAAGTCAGCTTTAGTAGCCCCCATGTTGACGGCCACAGCAAAACCCTGAAGCATCTCATCACAGCCAAAACCCTGCATATGAAGACCAACcacctaaaaaagaaaaaaggcccATGCATGTGACTTAGTGAAAAAGGagcttattttatttactttcaggACTGAAGGAGGACATAAAAGAACATAAaaggcagaataaatgtaatccactccactccagtggtttcatccatgatgaaaatgtaaattcactataaatcttgacatctgcagtcccCTTGGTGCATTCATGATTttaagtttgattacacttcctcttGCTTGAAATGTGCAATGTGTGTACAGCGTGTGTACATGAACTGAACACATGTACAGCGCATGCGTCAATCGTggggaagtgtaatcgagtttgaaatcatgaatgCCAAGGAAACTGCTGATGTCAAGCTTTTTCAAGAAAAAAggggttacattttggtctgttctcacctaaaacagaCAGTAccaattcagaagacatggattaaaccactggagtcgtatggattacctttatgctgcctttatgtccttaaTGATACGAGAATGCAAATTTATAGCctaggtgaactatccttttaatactCATATGCAGTATGATCTATGGAATTTTGTATACCCTCACCTTTTCATCTTTGCCTGCACACACAAGTTTCATGATGCACTGACTCTTTCGAGTGGTGATGGCGTAATACATTGGAGTGAAAGAGGTGGCATAAACCTTCACACTGTCTTTTCCCCAGCTCTTGACTGCTTCATCtataaaatgtgacatttttttcatttacttTGTAATTGTAGTTTTGGTAGTTAAGATGCCAACCAAGTCATTCTATTTGCCATACACACATTACAAAAAGAGTGAATGAATATTAAGTTCTAAACCCAAAGGAGGCCATGATGAAGTTATTTGTACAAATGCTCACCTTCCGTTAGTCCCACTGTGCCAATAGGTGGATGGCTGAACACAACCGTAGGGATGTTACTATAATTAATTTTGGAGTCTGCTTTACCCTCAAACAGTCGATGAGCAAGCTTTCTGCCAGCAGCAATAGCAACTGTCCATACAAAAAAACAGGAGACTATTGAGCTTATATAAGAGCTGAATTGCTTTTAAGAGATATTATACAACAAaggttaaaaaattaataaaataaggaTAATGGTCAACATGTCAAATCTACTCTGACCAGTGGATATCACTAAATTAACAGAATAAATAGCCAAGAAACAGAGCAGCAATGTTAAATCCACGAAACAGTGATAAGAATCAACTTCCTcctgtgtttttaaaataaataacttgaATGGCTTTATTTACATGAGAACAAATTGATTCACAGTATAGACTGGATAACACTGGTATAAAATTACATACtttgtgtaatttaaaaaaagtattttaaatagcaATATTAGGTGATTAAGTGGAATTAATAGTATGTACTCAAAGGGGACCATAAAATATACCCTGAAATCGAGGAGAGaccttgaaggaatagttcacccaaaaatgaaaattctctcacaatttactcaccctcatgccgtctaAGGTCTTTTTTcacaagaacacaaattaagatttttagaagaatatttcagctctgtaggtccatacaatgcaagtgccaaccttttgaagctccaaaaatgataatattataaaaaaagtaataataatccatatgattccagtggtctaatgaatgtcttctaaagcgaaatGCTGGGTGTTTGCTTGGTTTAGACTATGCACTTTTCCTCCTGGACAAACTAAAGCACCCTAGACGAATGAAGCAGCTGATGGTGACGTCACAGTGTTTAATGTACTGTTCCAGCCACAAGTAGTCAATAATGCAGGTTTTTCTCTCCGTGGAGGAGAACCAACACTTTTAGCGCTGTGCCACTTCTTTGACGACAGTAACCTAGGTAACATCTCCTCAGCTGGCACGcatgattgtaaaaaaaaagtgtatcgTCCAATTCACACCTacgattagttttaaccaatcatcaatgtGTTTCAAGCAGCCGAGTTCTCCTAGATCAAGAATTTCAAagctgtgtagggcaccaactccctaggggagcAACAGAAACACttctggctgcccttactcacatgttatacgttattcaagggcCCAGTAGCAGTTGCTGAACACAAACGTTCACCTCACACGTGCACTTTCTTTCCAATCCTCCCATTTGTAGGCAAACCAAGCAAAATCTGTTCGCCCGGTGAGTATAAAATTaaccttaagaaaaaaaaattatgttcttgCCAACTTGAGGTTTGTTCATTGACGAGGGTGGAGTGCTAACTGCATCTCATGTGATGCAAGCACAAAAGCTTCctctgcatagatattcatacatagatcccttattagcagctgtttctgTGGACAGCGGCCCTTTTTTGACACAAAAGGAGTTTATACAGCGGTCCGAGCAAGGCGCTCTGTCTGAGGCATCTCCTTCACTGACTCAAATAGCTCTCCTTGTTCACTGTTCCAAGATGGTGCCACAGTTGTTTGATGTATTCAAACCAGCCGAATTAGGCATCTATCCATGAATGAATTtagtaaaaaaatgtttaaatattgatccatttcttaTACACACCTAGCGTTTCGCTTCCCAAGACATTCATTAATCCACtaattttatgatggctatatgtgcttcttggagcttcagaaatttggcacccattcacttgcattttatggacctacagagctgaaatattctttaaaaaaatcttcatttgtgttctgaagaagaaataaagtcattcacatctgggatggtatgagggtgagtaaatgatgacagaatttaaatttttgggtgaaataatcctttaatgtacagtatgtataaacTATTTGTCTGTAGGATTTGACCATTGAAATCATACCAGGTGTAAGAAGAGCTTTCCCACAAACATCCCCAACTGCGTAGATGCCCGGTTGAGTCGTGTTCTGGAAGTCATCAACAACAATATGTCCCCTTTCATTGAGCTTCACACCCTGAATAACAATACACCACCTGTTATTTGTGATTCATCAATAAGTGATGAAGTGAGAGGATAAAGCTTCCAATATTACCTAGCATAGCAACTGTGGTGTAAAGGATTGCTCTGGGTTCAAAGCTCTACCTTAAGATAACCACAGACAAAAATGTTACTTGTCCCTCTGTTTGTAAAAAGAATATATTGCGTGTAAAGTAATGCACTCACAATTGGGCAATGCATTACAGAGGGTTAGAAGAGGAAATGTTTTGTTGTTCTTGCATTTTTGTAAAAGCAATAGATAAAAAAAGGAATGCTCCTGTAACAGGGAAAACAtcatatttgagctgtaaagttgtccaAATCTTCCTCTTAGTGGTAGGACTGCTGATCTACCTGGATGAACTGATTTTTCTCCATGTAACAGCCCCTTTCTAGTGTTCTAGCATAATGCATGTAACTTGCATAGACAAGTTTAGTAAACAATCTTATTACACTAGTACCTTAGCAGTTATACCACATAGTCTTGTGGAAATAGATTTGAAACAGTGTTTTTATCCCATTACCCCAATGTTTATCCCAGAGCAATGCCTTGCCCTATGAGCATTActttatatgcattttaatactaatgattttatactttatactaatgtatattttgaattatGTGAGAAGCAAATGCTGATTAGATCATTACACAAAAAATGCATACTCTATATTTCTaatcaaaatcaagtttaaataaatgtttactatTTGATTGaggttgagtccagctgtgttggGCTCTCTGCCAATGGCCCAGAGCAGACAGTCCACCTCATGGATGGTATCAAACTTCTCCTGTACATCCTTGTCATCAGGGTCCTTTGTCACCAGCATAACAGCGAGGCCTTTGTTAGTCTTATGTACTGACTTCACCTACAAACAATATCAGTTCACAAACgtaaacatacattttgaaaatacaatACAATGGAAAATGGACAATTTCCCAAACAAACCAATGCAGCACAATGAAAAAAAAGAGGCCATACATTTACTCAATACTTATGAATACTTGTTACCTGAGTATTCTTCCTTAGGTCAATACCATGATTTTGCAATTCTTTAGTGCAATTTGAGCTGATCAAGGCATCAAAGTTCCTCAATACCTAATAAAAGAAAGAACACCAACTGCATGTTGTGGGATATATGTGACAGTAGCATTTAATAAAGTGACAATGAAAAGGGGTCTTACCCCGCCTTGTCGAATGATGATAGATGTTTGGGACCCCAGAGTGGAAAGGATACCAGCCATCTCCACAGCAATATACCCTGCCCCAACTATGACACTACGTCTGGGTGTAAATATAGTGAGGTTATTTTATATAAGCTGAGAAAACAATCATTGAAGCAGAGATAATAAGTCTGTGAAACACTGACTTACTTGGGGCAAGACTCAAGTTCAAAGAATCCATCGCTGGTAATGCCTAAACTGGCTCCTGCAATAAAGGATTTCAATTTACACCATGTTATGAGCAATTGCTGTCTTGCAAATGCAACTTacaattagaggtcgaccgatagggGATTTTAATGATACAATGACtttggtggtggaaaaggctgataactaaTTGATtattagtttttaaaatcaatttgttAAAAAGTAATTAAGACAAGCACAGATATAaatgctacaagagtccaaaatgaatacattccagatgcagtttattgttcaaccaaaatcccaataataa
This region of Xyrauchen texanus isolate HMW12.3.18 chromosome 23, RBS_HiC_50CHRs, whole genome shotgun sequence genomic DNA includes:
- the LOC127617271 gene encoding glutathione reductase-like isoform X1 codes for the protein MKILTPLTRLRASFLTLGRSLSSSRRLFSMASECATRYDFLVIGGGSGGLAGARRAAELGATVAVIESHKLGGTCVNVGCVPKKVMWNASTHAEYLHDHEDYGFEGAKAHFSWQFIKRKRDAYVSRLNHIYRSNLDKVKIETIHGYARFTDDPKPTVEVNGKKYTAPHILIATGGHPSTVSDDDVPGASLGITSDGFFELESCPKRSVIVGAGYIAVEMAGILSTLGSQTSIIIRQGGVLRNFDALISSNCTKELQNHGIDLRKNTQVKSVHKTNKGLAVMLVTKDPDDKDVQEKFDTIHEVDCLLWAIGREPNTAGLNLNQIGVKLNERGHIVVDDFQNTTQPGIYAVGDVCGKALLTPVAIAAGRKLAHRLFEGKADSKINYSNIPTVVFSHPPIGTVGLTEDEAVKSWGKDSVKVYATSFTPMYYAITTRKSQCIMKLVCAGKDEKVVGLHMQGFGCDEMLQGFAVAVNMGATKADFDKTIAIHPTSSEELVTLR
- the LOC127617271 gene encoding glutathione reductase, mitochondrial-like isoform X2; this translates as MWNASTHAEYLHDHEDYGFEGAKAHFSWQFIKRKRDAYVSRLNHIYRSNLDKVKIETIHGYARFTDDPKPTVEVNGKKYTAPHILIATGGHPSTVSDDDVPGASLGITSDGFFELESCPKRSVIVGAGYIAVEMAGILSTLGSQTSIIIRQGGVLRNFDALISSNCTKELQNHGIDLRKNTQVKSVHKTNKGLAVMLVTKDPDDKDVQEKFDTIHEVDCLLWAIGREPNTAGLNLNQIGVKLNERGHIVVDDFQNTTQPGIYAVGDVCGKALLTPVAIAAGRKLAHRLFEGKADSKINYSNIPTVVFSHPPIGTVGLTEDEAVKSWGKDSVKVYATSFTPMYYAITTRKSQCIMKLVCAGKDEKVVGLHMQGFGCDEMLQGFAVAVNMGATKADFDKTIAIHPTSSEELVTLR